A genomic segment from Aegilops tauschii subsp. strangulata cultivar AL8/78 chromosome 1, Aet v6.0, whole genome shotgun sequence encodes:
- the LOC109742992 gene encoding UDP-glucose 4-epimerase 1, translating into MVSAVLRTILVTGGAGYIGSHTVLQLLLQGFRVLVVDSLDNASEEAIRRVRQLANAPQNSLDFRKVDLRDKEALDQIFSSQRFEAVIHFAGLKAVGESVDKPLLYYDNNLIGTITLLQVMAAHGCKKLVFSSSATVYGWPKEVPCTEEFPLSATNPYGRTKLVIEDICRDLQRSDPDWKIILLRYFNPVGAHPSGYIGEDPLGVPNNLMPYVQQVAVGRRPALTVYGTDYNTKDGTGVRDYIHVVDLADGHIAALRKLYEDSDRIGCEVYNLGTGKGTSVLEMVAAFEKACGKKIPLVYAGRRAGDAETVYAATAKAEKELKWKAKYGVEEMCRDLWNWASKNPYGYGSSDNGH; encoded by the exons atggtgtcTGCGGTGCTTCGGACGATCCTGGTGACGGGCGGCGCGGGGTACATCGGCAGCCACACGGTGCTGCAGCTGCTCCTCCAGGGCTTCCGCGTCCTCGTCGTCGACAGCCTCGACAACGCCTCCGAGGAGGCCATCCGCCGCGTGCGCCAACTCGCCAACGCCCCGCAAAACAGCCTCGACTTCCGCAAG GTGGACCTCCGTGACAAGGAGGCGCTCGACCAAATCTTCTCCTCCCAAAG GTTCGAGGCTGTGATCCACTTTGCCGGGCTGAAAGCCGTCGGGGAGAGCGTGGACAAGCCCCTGCTTTACTACGACAACAACCTCATCGGCACCATCACCCTCCTCCAGGTCATGGCCGCACATGGCTGCAAGAAG CTTGTCTTCTCATCATCAGCCACTGTCTACGGGTGGCCCAAGGAGGTGCCCTGCACCGAGGAGTTCCCGCTCTCCGCGACCAACCCTTACGGCCGGACTAAG CTTGTCATTGAAGACATCTGCCGTGACCTCCAGCGCTCGGACCCCGACTGGAAGATCATACTGCTCAGGTACTTCAACCCGGTCGGCGCCCACCCCAGTGGCTACATCGGGGAAGACCCCCTCGGAGTCCCCAACAACCTGATGCCCTATGTCCAGCAAGTCGCTGTCGGGAGGCGGCCTGCGCTCACGGTTTACGGGACCGACTACAACACCAAGGATGGAACAGGG GTACGTGACTACATCCATGTTGTTGACCTGGCTGACGGCCACATCGCCGCCCTGAGGAAGCTCTACGAAGATTCTGACAGAATAG GGTGTGAAGTGTACAATCTGGGCACTGGAAAGGGGACGTCCGTGCTGGAGATGGTTGCCGCATTCGAGAAGGCTTGCGGAAAG AAAATCCCTCTGGTTTATGCTGGAAGAAGAGCTGGAGATGCTGAGACGGTGTACGCTGCCACCGCCAAAGCAGAGAAGGAGCTCAAGTGGAA GGCCAAGTATGGGGTGGAGGAGATGTGCAGAGACCTGTGGAACTGGGCCAGCAAGAACCCCTACGGCTACGGATCCAGCGACAACGGCCACTGA
- the LOC109742989 gene encoding pathogenesis-related protein PRB1-3-like has product MAPGGLVLLGLLLLVLVDAPAAVHIDIAAALFHSHDHLGGNKKKDKSSSSSSPSWPDGNAATYLPPAGKKDKKEKPSWPDGNAADFFAEAAKKGLRSFTGGRGGYKTMTTEFLDAHNQVRAKYGVPPLRWSKKLARYARRWSDARRFDCVMMHSVGSPYGENVFWGTGWDWKAVEAVGDWASESSFYDWRAQACHPGQVCEHFTQIVWRTTKYVGCGRAECLAGGVFITCSYDPPGNWKGEVPLT; this is encoded by the coding sequence ATGGCGCCCGGCGGGCTTGTGCTCCTCGGCCTCCTTCTCCTAGTGCTAGTGGACGCGCCTGCCGCCGTCCACATCGACATCGCGGCGGCCTTGTTCCACTCGCACGACCACCTCGGCGGCAACAAGAAGAAGGAcaagtcttcttcttcctcttcgccTTCATGGCCAGACGGCAATGCCGCGACTTACCTTCCGCCGGCgggcaagaaggacaagaaggaGAAGCCTTCATGGCCAGACGGTAACGCGGCGGATTTCTTCGCGGAGGCGGCCAAGAAGGGGCTGCGGTCCTTCACGGGCGGGCGGGGCGGGTACAAGACGATGACGACGGAGTTCCTGGACGCGCACAACCAGGTGCGGGCCAAGTACGGCGTGCCGCCGCTGCGGTGGAGCAAGAAGCTGGCGCGGTACGCGCGGCGGTGGTCGGACGCGCGGCGGTTCGACTGCGTGATGATGCACTCGGTGGGGTCCCCCTACGGCGAGAACGTGTTCTGGGGCACGGGGTGGGACTGGAAGGCCGTGGAGGCCGTGGGCGACTGGGCCAGCGAGTCCTCCTTCTACGACTGGCGGGCGCAGGCCTGCCACCCGGGCCAGGTCTGCGAGCACTTCACGCAGATCGTGTGGCGGACCACAAAGTACGTCGGCTGCGGCCGGGCCGAGTGCCTCGCCGGCGGCGTCTTCATCACCTGCTCCTACGACCCGCCCGGAAACTGGAAGGGAGAGGTGCCGCTCACCTAA
- the LOC109742990 gene encoding two-component response regulator ORR42-like, whose product MALDEHHGEDLTKKWQTPTKKALIMASSLRALLVEDTAVQRMVVSAMLRNQFHCETTLAKNGKEAVDMFLEGNTFDIVFCDRDMPIMTGPEAVVKIRAMGATDVKIVGLSDDDNAMEAFISAGADDFVPKPVRPETVGPMIQEVINKKLEQLAALA is encoded by the exons ATGGCGCTCGATGAACACCACGGAGAAGATCTGACGAA GAAGTGGCAGACACCAACTAAGAAGGCG CTGATCATGGCATCCTCCCTCAGGGCATTGCTTGTTGAGGATACGGCAGTTCAACGCATGGTTGTCTCCGCCATGCTGCGCAATCAGTTTCACTGCGAGACCACTCTGGCGAAGAATGGGAAAGAAGCTGTTGACATGTTCCTCGAGGGCAACACGTTCGATATAGTCTTTTGTGATAGGGACATGCCCATAATGACCGGCCCGGAG GCAGTTGTGAAGATCCGTGCTATGGGAGCCACTGATGTGAAGATCGTCGGGTTGTCGGATGACGATAACGCCATGGAGGCGTTCATCAGCGCCGGCGCCGATGACTTTGTGCCCAAACCAGTGAGGCCTGAGACTGTCGGGCCTATGATTCAGGAGGTCATCAATAAGAAGCTAGAACAGTTAGCGGCGCTTGCTTGA